CAAGTGGAGGTTTTACTATTAAATCAACCTGGGAGTTTATTAGGTTAAGGGGACCACAAATGAGCAAATATAGTTTCATGTGGATTAAGGGGTTGCCTTTTAAAATCTCCTTTTTTATGTGGAGATGTTGGAAATTCAAGATTCCTACTGATGATGTCCTAAAAAAGATGAACTTTACTATGGTGTCTAAGTGTTGGTGTTGTATAAATCCTAGAGAGGAGACTATACCCCATTTATTCCTAACATCAGACACTGCTAAAAGGACTTGGTCTTATTTTTGTAAGGCAGCAGGAATAAACATGGAAGGAGTACAATTACAACAACTAATTGTGAAATGGTGGAatgcacaagtaactaacagaTTGAAGCAGATATATGCTGCAGTGCCATCAATCATAATATGGGAATTATGGAAGAGACGAAATGGTATCAAACATGGGCATAGGAAGGTTAATAGCTCAGTTATTCATCTAGTCCTAATCTCCATCCAAAGACTAGTTCTCTACAGAAACCCCTCAATTAGAACTATCCCTATTGGGTGGGAAAATCTGGTGCATATACTGGAGGAAGGCAAAGCAAGAATGAAGGTAAAGCAAGTCAGATGGAATTTCCCTCCACAAGGGTGGTGTGCTTGCAACACTGATGGAGCCTCTAGAGGTAACCCAGGGAGGAGTGCCTATGGTTTTTGTGTGAGAAATGCACAAGGAAATCTAATGTATGCTCAAGCAGGGGAAATTGGTTATGCCACCAATATAGAAGCAGAAATTGTGGCTCTACTGGAAGCCCTGAAGTACTGTAAGCAGCAAGGACTTAACAACATTATTTTTCAGACAGACTCACAAACTATACAAAAAATTTTAACTGGAGACTGGAAACCTCCATGGATTATAGCAGACTGGATACAACAAGTGGAGGAATACAAGAGGGATTTGGATGTCTTTTTCAAACATACCCTACGAGAAGCAAATAAATTGGCAGATGCTTTAGCCAACTATGCTTTAGACGAAGGACCAATGCAATGTTACTTGTTTAAGGATTTGACGGTGCACATGAGAAGAATCCTAAACAGTGATAAAAGtcaaatcccttatctaagaaTTAAGAAATACTGAAAGAGCtggagaaaaaaggaaaaagggactcacaatgaaaatgaaaatcaATTACAAAGAGGGGGAAAAAGATTTTGAtttcttatataatattttgttaGTTCAATTTGTTTTTCTAGGATGCCTATTTTACAGGAGTACAGGAAAACACAAAAGGACTAATCAACACAAGGCAACAACTTCCCTAAGCAACAACAAATCAATTTCTTCAAGCACTTGTAACCACAATGGCGGAGAACAAAGCACTTAGATGCAACAGATTCAACAGAGGGGAAGGGGACACATCAAAATATCTACACCAGAAGAGAATCAGAAAGAAACCAACTAAGCAGATTTGGTCCTATCATCATCTTCACACCTCAATAAAAGAGGATCAACTGAAAGAACAAAAACAGAAACACGACAAGGAGAAGGACCATTTTCTACATGAaaaacaaagcaacaaacaCACATGCAGGgctaaaaaactcaaaaatcagcTAGATCGAAAGCAAATCAGAAGGAAACCAGCAGCAATTTGGCCTCTTCATCATATTCACAAACAATGGAAACAAAGAAGGAGGAAGACCAAGAGACGAGTTTTAGGAAGAGGAGCTACAGAGTTCCCCTCTTTTGACATTTCTGAGAGTTATCTCAGAAATGAGGATAGGAATATGCCACGTACTTGGCAAGTAAAGAAAGACAAATATCtgtaaggggtcgtttggttcatgcaataaaaatttcaaaattttaataaaaaaataaaaaaatttaaatagttatatacatattttattttcatttgagCTTGTTTTTCCAAGTCACGTAGTTTGTCTATCAATCAAAATTTTGcttttgttttcttgtttttttctaGATTCATATTAGTTCCGTTCATTGTCATTACTTTTTACGAAACATTTTCattaacaaaataatactacaacttatgagtattttcaatagTTTTTAGAACTTAAGAGtgtaaatcaattttttttttaaaaagataaatcttttttcaaaaatgaccaaACGGTGACTAGGGGCGGCTCAAACATATCAGTGGCCTAAAGCCAAATTCGAACGAAGgtcttaaattttaatttttttaataaagtttattATTGTCGATCCATTTAATCTTTCTTGAAACATATAGTATCATAGATTTTTTCAAACTTCTAATAATTCTTTCTCGCTTATATGAaaactttataatttttttttataaataatattcaatattatttttaaaatatatcttATAATCTATTATTGCTTAAAAAATGAGGTCCTTTAAATTAGGGGGCATGCCTTTTTTTTAGGTTTGTCGAGCCAGGGTGTGACTTGTCAAAAATATTTGCGAATATATGGCCGAACTCTAACTAAGTGAAGTATTTGGCTCTTTTGCAGGTGGTAGCCTAAGTGCAGATGGTCCATTTGCGGGAGGATATTGCTTTCTTAGGGAAGGCAACCAAGTGGGAAGTGGATTTTATGGCAGAGGACCCATCCAATTGACAGGGTACGTAAGACAGGAAAATCCACGTCTGACTAGTCAATTACTCCATATCTCGTTCAATTTCATTTCTAACATGTCATAGCTACGAAATCTTAGATGAAAAGAACACAATATGTGACTAATTTAGAGATGATAAAACTTTTGCAGGCAATCTAACTATGACTTAGCTGGGCGAGCAATTGGACAAGACCTAGTTAACAACCCTGACTTAGTAGCAACAGATGCAACTGTATCTTTCAAAACAACAATATGGTTCTGGATGACACCACAGGGTAATAAGCCATCATGCCACGACGTTATCACAGGGCAATGGACACCATCAGCAGCCGATACGTCAGCAAATCGACAACCAGGCTACGGTGTCATTACAAACATAATTAACGGTGGAATTGAATGTGGCAAAGGACAGAATCCGCAAGTGGAAGATCGGATTGGATTCTACAGAAGGTATTGTACCATATTGAATGTTGCTCCTGGGGACAACCTTGATTGCTACAACCAGAGGAACTTTGCCGAGGCCTAGGCTTATGTTTTTGTCATCACCATGGTGAATAAGGGACTCTGGATGCCCATTTAGAAATAAAGAGTTCTTGTCTTATAATATACCACATTTACTATTATCTCGTCGAATTTTTAATTTCTCCTTTATTCATATAGTTCTTGCATTTCTcatctaaaaaaaaaaggtttgaATTGTTTACCTCAAAGTTACGCGGTCATTACTATGGCGAATAAATAATTCGGCACGTGCCAATATGATACAATTTACAATTTggaccaaaaataaaataaattgaacaaaagatgaaaaataattatcaacATGTTGTGCTTTAAGGTTGACAACAAGTTTTTCATGAGCAAATTGAACTGTAATATCTGAGTGAAGCAATTTTAGTAATTCAACTAGCTACATGAGTGTATTTAGAACTTTAGCCAACCTAGAGGGTTAAAGTGTGTTCCTTCAAACTTTTAGTCGTAGTTCCACAAAAGGCAGTCAACTTTTCAGTAAATATGAGTAATTGAGTACTTTTAATTCAATAATTTCCCAGATTGAACATACCAGTCTGGTTGGTTGGCATTCTGACTTCTTGTGAAGTGATCACTAATAAGACACACATATATCCAGATCCACAGCTCATTTCTCTTTTAAAGAATTCGAAACCGTTTGTCAGCTTTCAATCACGCACATGTgcttcatatttaatttattgcTCAGCTTGCAGTAGAAATATGAGTAGTGTTAATAAGGTTTAAATTCGAGGAAATCGATGAATATaactctatgattttcaattaaaatGAGAGGGAAAAAACGATTCCATAAAGATttagtatattattttattatttttaatcctGATAAGTAGGAGTACGTTCAGATAGTGATCATAGACAGATAGAAAGATATTGAAGTCgagaatcaaaataaaaaattattcactctttttcatattaactgaatttatgagacaatgtatacatattaagaaaaatatttaagaatataatttgaattatacatattaaggctgcgtacaatagacccttgtggtcggaccCTTCTCCGGACCCTGCACATAGCgcgagcttaagtgcaccgggctgttaaattaatactatttatcctttgtaaaatcataaatataatttttcaagtgttgtgatttatctcctagaaaatataaaacttgaataaatgaaaagacaaatatgaaaaaagtttcaaacatccattttgaactttaaacaattcaattattttgaataatgaaaaattcctcaaaaattcaattaatattcgAGAGAGTAGTAAATAGTCAAACATTATACATTACTCATCCTTACTTCTTGTTTATCTTATTATTTGTccttattattgttttctcctctaatattttcaacataattTTTTGTGTTTCCTTTTCATATATGATTTAATATACATTATTTGAATCCTGAAaacattttcttttcctttacaaAGTAGGATTATGACTGAGTATGCACCCCATTTTCTAAACCTCACTAATGAGATTATAGTATGTCGTAGCTGTTATTTGTAAGTAGAacatgtttgaattttttgttggGGACAAGTACTAGTTATTACTGCAGGGTGTATAGATAAATCAGCAAAGAGTCACCAGGATGCAAATCAATGAATGATGGCATATTTCAACAAATTGAAAACAGAAACCGAACCAAAAACAGAAAAAATGAATGGGAGACCAGTACTATTCTGGAGTAGTTGGAATAACAAGGTAATGGGTATTCAGCTAACCTTTCAGCTATTGGTAGCAATTATCGCTGTGGTTCTAGTTATCACAACTTTGTCCCTGTCCAGACAGATTAGGCTGAAGGAAATTGGGGAAAAGACCCAGTTGAACTCATTATCCAGCTGCAATTTCTTTTCTGGTAAATGGGTATTTGATAACCAATCTCGCCCTCTTTATAATGGGTCCAATTGTTCCTTCATTTCGTTCTTGGATGATGGAATGGCTTGTCAGAATTACGGGAGAAAAGACCTTGATTACCTCTATTGGAAATGGAAACCCCATGATTGTGACCTTCCAAGGTATAGTagaatttttcttctatttttcctCATTTGGGTTCTGGGTATTTATGATTTTGGATTGTAATTCTTGATTTTTGCTAAGATTTAATGCCACAGCAATGTTGGAGAAGTTGAGGAACAAGAGGCTTGTTTATGTGGGAGATTCACTCAATAGAAATCAATGGGTTTCACTGGTGTGCATGCTAGAGTCATCAATCCATACTCATCTCAAGCATGTTCACTTCAATGGTTCTTTGGTCACATTAAAAGCTATTGTGAGTTTCAACCATTATTATGCGTTTGCTATTTGGCTATTGAAGTTGTGGACTTAAATCTTGTTTCCAACATTATATTGGTGAAGGAATACAATGCTACCATTGATTTCTACTGGGCACCATTGTTGGTGGAATCTAATTGTGACGATGCGTGGCATCATCGTGTGAAGGATCGTGTATTGAGGGTCGATTCAATAGATAAACATGCTAGATTTTGGGAAGAGGCTGATGTGCTTGTTTTTAATTCCTACTTATGGTGGCGACTGGATTTGACTGTTTTGTGAGTACACTTATCCTTGCAACCTTTAACCAATCATAAACAAAAATTGCACTTAATTTCAAGATTTTGGGAATAAGATGACCATTGAATATGACAAGTGATTTGTGCAATTTCAGGTGGGGTTCGTTTGAAAGCGCAGATTTAAAATATGAACAATTGGGGATGTTGCGTACATACGAGTTGGGGCTACAGACATGGGCAGATTGGTTGGACACTCATGTCAACCGCACCAAAACAAGAATTTTCTTTGTTAGCATGTCGCCCACGCACCGCAGGTATATACATAATTCACTACTTctctttgtaattttttttttctaattgcaCAGTTGAAGTAGCAGATTCAGATTTGAAGTTTTTAAGTTTCTATAAGGATCTCAAGTTAATACCATAAGTCCATAACACTAATTAGGTGAATAGATATGTTGGAAAACAACCCTGCAATAGAGAAGAAGCAGCGACAgagaacaaaaagaaagaagaagaaaatgaagaaagaagaagaagaataaagaaGAACAAGGAAGCTGAAGAGTTTTAACTCTTCAGCCTTTCATTTTGACACTTACAGGTGGCAGCTCCCCATCCACATAAATTCCCACAGTTGGAATTTGTACTCATCCAATTAAATATAGTTATGCCCATATAATTATGGGcaagtaaaataaaaacttGTACAAATAAGACAAATGAGATCCATGCTTTCTTGTCTCTATTACAACTATTATGTATCTCTATATAACCATATGTACAGAGGATGAATAAATAGACAGAAAGTTTTCCTTTTTAGCCTCTTCCTTATTCAATtttatcatggtatcagagcacttcTAAGCTCAATCCGAATCTGTGTAAGAAAATCTCTAGATATCAATATCATCTCCAGTTAGACAGAATGCCTGAAACAACTCAAGTCAAGTTAGGAAGTGGTGAGAAAGGAACCACATATGAAAGCAGTCATCCATATTACTTAAACAACTCAGACTCACCTGGTATGATTCTGGTCAACAGTGTTTTTGATGGAAGAGGATATCCAGGTTGGAGGAGATCCATCCTCTTATCTCTATCAGCCAAAAGGAAACTTGGCTTTATCAATGGAACCTGCAAGGCTCCAGAAATGGAATCTGCAGACTTTGAACAATGGAGTTGTGTCAATGATATGATCATATGTTGGATATCAAATGCTCTATCTAAGGATATTGCAGATAGTGTGATGAATTCCAAGACTGCAAAAGAACTCTGGGACAGCTTGGAACAGAGATTTGGCAAATCAAATGGTGCCAAACTCTACCACCTGCAAAAGGAATTAACAGGTATGACACAAGGGAACAGTGACATTGCAGCTTACTTCACCAAGCTTAAAAAATTATGGGATGAGTTAGATGGGATAAATGTAACTGTGTGTTGCTCATGTGAATGCATTTGTAATGGGAAAGCAAAGTTAACAAAGTCACTAGAAGATCAAAGGTTGATTCAATTCCTAATGGGATTAAATGATGTATATGCTCAGGCAAGGGGAAACATACTTATGATGAATCCCTTACCTGGAATAGATGTTGCATATTCCTTACTTTTGCAGGATGAGAATCAGAGGGAAGTATATGCAAACACAAATTGTATCTCTGATTCTGGATCATTTATGGCAGTAGGTCAAGCAAAACAGCAAAACAACAAACTAATTGCTGAGTTTGCAGCATTTATGGCTAGTGGACAGGGGAGAAATGCACAGAGATTCAAACACCAAGCAATAAGAGGTACAAACACATATCAGAAGTATGCAAATCCAAGTCAGAATCAGAGATATGACAAGGCACAGAACAAGTTTAAGGGTAGAAAAAGATATGATCCAAATCTATCATGCAGTTATTGTGGGAAAACAGGGCATGTGCAAGATGATTGCTACAGATTGCATGGATTCCCTGCAGATTTTGAGTTCACCAACTCCAGGAACTATCAGCCACAGATCAAGGCAAACACAAGTTTGACT
The sequence above is a segment of the Solanum dulcamara chromosome 11, daSolDulc1.2, whole genome shotgun sequence genome. Coding sequences within it:
- the LOC129872395 gene encoding acidic 27 kDa endochitinase; this encodes MEFLRSHLVLSCVFLLFLTGSLAQDVGTIVTSDLFNEMLKNRNDDRCPAKGFYTYDAFIAAANSFPAFGTTGDDSARKKEIAAFFGQTSHETTGGSLSADGPFAGGYCFLREGNQVGSGFYGRGPIQLTGQSNYDLAGRAIGQDLVNNPDLVATDATVSFKTTIWFWMTPQGNKPSCHDVITGQWTPSAADTSANRQPGYGVITNIINGGIECGKGQNPQVEDRIGFYRRYCTILNVAPGDNLDCYNQRNFAEA
- the LOC129873817 gene encoding protein trichome birefringence-like 34, which produces MMAYFNKLKTETEPKTEKMNGRPVLFWSSWNNKVMGIQLTFQLLVAIIAVVLVITTLSLSRQIRLKEIGEKTQLNSLSSCNFFSGKWVFDNQSRPLYNGSNCSFISFLDDGMACQNYGRKDLDYLYWKWKPHDCDLPRFNATAMLEKLRNKRLVYVGDSLNRNQWVSLVCMLESSIHTHLKHVHFNGSLVTLKAIEYNATIDFYWAPLLVESNCDDAWHHRVKDRVLRVDSIDKHARFWEEADVLVFNSYLWWRLDLTVLWGSFESADLKYEQLGMLRTYELGLQTWADWLDTHVNRTKTRIFFVSMSPTHRRGEEWGKAEGENCYNETEPISKSEYWGSESSLGMMRLVEAAIKKLNDKSGVKADLLNITQLSEYRKEAHPSIYRKHWDPLSKEQLENPISYADCTHWCLPGVPDVWNHFFYVYLLYL